In the genome of Bacillus sp. S3, one region contains:
- a CDS encoding BlaI/MecI/CopY family transcriptional regulator encodes MKEIPQISEAEYEVMKVIWNYEPISTPEVVEKLSNKSDWKPNTIHTMLARLVKKKALHARKAGRVFIYTSLVEKNEYVGQKSKSFLQQFFGGTLNSMILNFIENDQLSKEDISELKEILSKRDKKGDQ; translated from the coding sequence ATGAAGGAGATTCCACAAATATCAGAAGCAGAATATGAAGTGATGAAGGTTATATGGAACTATGAGCCGATTTCGACTCCTGAGGTAGTGGAGAAATTATCGAATAAGAGTGATTGGAAGCCAAATACCATTCACACTATGCTGGCGCGCCTAGTTAAGAAAAAGGCTTTGCATGCAAGAAAAGCTGGCCGAGTGTTTATTTATACCTCACTGGTTGAAAAGAACGAATATGTTGGGCAAAAAAGTAAATCCTTTCTGCAACAGTTTTTTGGCGGTACTTTGAATTCAATGATATTAAATTTTATTGAAAATGATCAGTTGTCGAAAGAAGATATTTCAGAATTAAAGGAAATTTTATCCAAGAGAGATAAGAAAGGGGACCAATAA